The following proteins are encoded in a genomic region of Dyadobacter sp. UC 10:
- a CDS encoding TonB-dependent receptor domain-containing protein, translating to MKNPYTGKLYTLLLFINLFINTNAVFAQNPSPFQIRGVVTDSSSKKAIEFATISILDSDKKVIALTYTDESGIFKSTDITAGSFFLNLSFVGYRQKLIPFTIKPNTPNFEFGAIQLTSEVNQLNAVTVTGSRQLVEQQPGMLIYNAEKDISNQGGTAADVLRKAPILNVDASGKVTMRGNSNLRILINGKYSGQMARSPGDALNMMPANSIKSVEVITSPSARYDAEGAAGVINIITKKGNQSTSGTIEVVGGNLEQAINPRIAINRDKWNMTSTLHLHRFRDREISDLDRITYENGARSGSILQHVVKDNAKPHSSGDLQLEYSPDSANLFNFSVNGWLGSWPQNSEQFNQRFNADGILLSKYHQRVTTKAPNRGIDLNLGYTRKFRKPGEELYIMAQHNSASEDYNYNAFQRDDETLTYRERNDNRTENREWTFQTDYIMPFSYSSKHALELGAKAILRNVSSTYDVAASDGYQPELLQPVPARSDVFDYRQDVTAAYTQLKFKWSSGWAIHAGARVEGTFLEGNQLRLGTHFTNTFWNFVPSATVFKRLNPNNNLTLSYTKRISRPSIWDLNPNRDSQDPQNIFIGNPDLRPEEVNQVEFTYALQTDAEFFFNASLFGRRTNNSIESIVTIDNAGAATTTKQNLASNEQYGINFSTAIPILPGWKINSNANVRHARFSSGALNIKNDGMAWGVNVNSSWKLRNNFSVQFYGDYNAKEVTLQGYQSSWFYYSFSAKKEIPSKKLSITLTTVSPFSSYISQQEVVRSNDFTSTFRNQYLQRSVRLSLNWEFGNMLGGGKSRKINNDDLKNAKPNG from the coding sequence ATGAAAAACCCTTACACTGGCAAGCTTTATACGCTGCTGCTCTTCATAAACCTGTTTATCAATACAAATGCAGTATTTGCACAAAACCCCTCTCCTTTTCAGATCCGTGGGGTAGTAACGGATTCGAGTTCGAAAAAAGCGATAGAATTTGCCACGATCAGCATTCTTGACAGTGACAAGAAAGTAATCGCACTCACTTATACTGACGAAAGCGGCATTTTTAAATCCACCGATATCACTGCCGGCTCATTTTTCCTGAACCTTTCTTTTGTCGGTTACCGTCAAAAATTGATCCCGTTCACGATAAAACCGAATACACCGAACTTCGAATTCGGCGCGATTCAGCTGACTTCGGAGGTAAACCAGCTGAACGCGGTGACCGTCACCGGATCCCGCCAACTGGTTGAACAACAGCCAGGAATGCTCATTTACAATGCTGAAAAAGACATCAGTAACCAGGGAGGAACCGCCGCGGACGTGCTCAGAAAAGCACCTATCCTGAATGTGGATGCTTCGGGAAAAGTGACCATGCGGGGAAATTCTAATTTGCGGATCCTGATCAATGGAAAGTATTCCGGTCAAATGGCGCGTAGCCCGGGAGATGCTTTGAATATGATGCCAGCCAACTCGATCAAATCTGTGGAAGTGATTACCAGCCCCTCGGCGCGTTACGATGCGGAGGGCGCAGCCGGGGTTATTAATATTATTACAAAAAAGGGCAACCAAAGTACCAGCGGCACGATTGAGGTGGTCGGTGGAAACCTCGAACAGGCGATCAATCCCCGCATTGCGATCAACCGCGACAAATGGAATATGACCTCTACCCTTCACCTGCACCGTTTTCGCGACCGGGAGATTTCAGACCTGGACCGGATCACTTACGAAAATGGCGCCAGATCAGGCAGTATTTTACAGCATGTGGTGAAGGACAATGCCAAGCCGCATAGCTCCGGCGATTTGCAACTTGAGTACTCACCCGATTCCGCCAATCTTTTCAATTTTTCAGTCAATGGCTGGCTGGGAAGCTGGCCGCAGAATAGCGAGCAGTTCAACCAGCGTTTCAATGCAGACGGTATTTTGCTCAGCAAGTATCACCAGCGTGTTACTACCAAAGCGCCGAACCGGGGCATTGACCTGAATCTGGGCTACACACGAAAATTCAGGAAGCCGGGTGAGGAACTCTATATTATGGCCCAGCATAACAGTGCCAGCGAAGATTATAATTACAATGCTTTCCAGCGCGACGATGAAACGCTTACCTATCGCGAAAGAAACGACAACCGCACCGAAAACCGCGAATGGACATTTCAGACCGACTATATAATGCCCTTCTCCTATTCGTCTAAACATGCTTTGGAACTGGGTGCGAAAGCGATTTTGCGGAATGTGAGCAGTACTTACGATGTGGCAGCCAGCGACGGATATCAGCCCGAACTGCTGCAACCGGTACCGGCGCGGTCGGATGTGTTCGACTACCGCCAGGATGTCACCGCTGCCTATACCCAGCTCAAATTCAAATGGAGCAGCGGCTGGGCGATCCATGCCGGTGCACGCGTGGAAGGTACATTTCTGGAAGGAAATCAGCTCAGACTGGGCACGCATTTTACCAATACATTCTGGAATTTCGTACCGAGCGCGACAGTTTTCAAAAGGCTTAATCCGAACAATAACCTGACGCTAAGCTATACCAAACGGATCTCGCGCCCGTCGATCTGGGACCTGAACCCGAACCGCGACAGTCAGGATCCGCAGAATATTTTTATCGGTAACCCCGACCTTCGCCCGGAGGAAGTAAATCAGGTAGAATTCACCTATGCATTGCAAACCGACGCCGAGTTCTTTTTTAATGCTTCGCTTTTTGGTCGCCGTACCAACAATTCCATCGAAAGCATCGTCACGATCGATAACGCAGGAGCTGCTACAACCACGAAACAAAATCTGGCTTCGAACGAACAATATGGTATCAATTTTTCGACTGCAATCCCCATTTTACCGGGCTGGAAGATCAATAGCAATGCCAATGTGCGCCACGCCCGGTTCAGCAGCGGTGCACTCAATATCAAGAACGACGGAATGGCCTGGGGAGTGAATGTGAACAGCAGCTGGAAACTGCGAAACAATTTCAGTGTACAGTTTTATGGAGATTACAACGCGAAAGAAGTGACGCTGCAAGGCTACCAGAGTTCGTGGTTCTATTATAGTTTTTCGGCAAAAAAAGAGATCCCTTCGAAAAAACTGTCGATCACGCTTACTACCGTCAGTCCGTTCAGCAGCTATATTTCCCAGCAGGAAGTGGTACGATCCAATGACTTCACGTCTACTTTCAGGAATCAGTACCTGCAACGTTCTGTCCGGCTGTCGCTCAATTGGGAATTCGGCAATATGCTGGGCGGCGGAAAAAGCAGGAAGATCAACAATGACGATCTTAAAAATGCGAAGCCAAACGGTTAA
- a CDS encoding DUF4374 domain-containing protein, with translation MKIMRSMSLKPLVLGLLAFAFTSCDDNNNNGPAEPEEEGQYSAIVCVGSWPNTAYYIASIPSLKEGQISLQGNGAEMTGKVYAQDIIQRDGFYYHANFGSGRFGKYHVENGALVVDKEVPFTHLNWSSYVWVDDQTLVIFGTGEGEARYAIVKVADMTLTTSKLNLESFPKGFDEYAIGFAEYRDSKLFIGYSFTTSAYTPNMPVYQKFGVAVVNYPVMTTESTISDTRTTTPGGPVVYAPASFQDENGDIYFITDPVYNYDYKSPSMVYRIKKGTTQLDATYNFNFSAATSNGMGAAMWYIGNGKAIVRTRITGESIDADHSFSVIDVKNGTFIKKLDLPVDTGERMVQAVIVEDGKAYISVNAADKDYIWEYDPATESLTKGAEFVGGIDFILRLEKTK, from the coding sequence ATGAAAATAATGCGTTCTATGTCGTTGAAACCGCTTGTGCTAGGGCTGCTGGCTTTTGCTTTTACCAGCTGCGACGACAACAATAACAACGGCCCCGCCGAGCCGGAGGAAGAAGGTCAATACTCGGCAATTGTGTGCGTGGGAAGCTGGCCAAATACCGCTTACTACATCGCCAGCATACCCTCATTGAAAGAGGGGCAGATCAGCTTGCAGGGAAACGGGGCTGAAATGACCGGCAAAGTGTATGCGCAGGATATCATTCAGCGGGACGGATTTTATTATCACGCCAATTTCGGAAGCGGTCGTTTTGGTAAATACCATGTCGAAAACGGCGCACTGGTTGTTGACAAGGAGGTTCCTTTCACTCATTTGAATTGGAGCTCCTATGTCTGGGTAGACGATCAAACACTTGTGATTTTCGGAACCGGAGAAGGTGAGGCGCGGTACGCAATCGTCAAAGTTGCCGATATGACATTGACAACCAGTAAACTGAACCTGGAAAGCTTTCCCAAAGGATTTGATGAGTACGCGATCGGTTTTGCAGAGTACCGCGACAGCAAACTGTTCATCGGGTACAGCTTTACAACTTCTGCATATACACCTAATATGCCCGTTTACCAGAAGTTCGGCGTAGCAGTAGTGAATTACCCGGTGATGACGACCGAAAGCACGATTTCTGACACCCGCACTACCACTCCCGGCGGGCCAGTAGTGTATGCGCCTGCCTCTTTCCAGGACGAAAACGGGGACATTTACTTTATCACCGACCCCGTTTACAACTACGATTATAAGTCGCCTTCAATGGTTTACCGTATCAAAAAGGGTACTACCCAGCTCGATGCGACCTACAACTTCAATTTTTCTGCTGCGACCAGCAATGGAATGGGCGCTGCAATGTGGTACATCGGAAATGGGAAGGCAATCGTCCGGACACGAATCACTGGTGAGTCGATTGATGCTGACCATTCTTTCTCAGTGATCGATGTTAAAAACGGCACTTTTATCAAAAAGCTCGACCTGCCGGTTGACACAGGTGAGCGTATGGTGCAGGCAGTCATCGTTGAAGATGGCAAGGCATATATTTCCGTAAATGCGGCCGATAAGGATTACATCTGGGAGTACGACCCGGCCACCGAATCCTTGACAAAAGGAGCTGAGTTTGTGGGCGGTATTGATTTCATTCTTCGTTTGGAAAAAACGAAGTAA
- a CDS encoding PepSY-associated TM helix domain-containing protein, with the protein MLKKINAWLHLWLGLASGIVVVIVAVTGCILVFEQELKSLTQPWTHAERPGNAAYLPPSVIREHVSRQFPGKEIDGIWYYGHGKAAKMSMHSDSVVFVNPYTAAVTGIADQEDFFHFILDGHVGLWIEGDVGHAIVSYATLIFFVLLITGMVLWWPKKWNKSGRNKSFRIKWKAKFKRVNYDLHNVLGFYSLIIALILTITGLNMGFRWFNEGFYLLNSGGREPAPFVRAFSDTTKIYPNTVLQNVDKAFWKGITEIGTYNKDAIIISFPEKASDPIDLCVDMYNGSWRYVYLDQNTLAELPSTQVHIDDLKWADWLRRTNYALHVGAIGDWPTKIIFFLVSLICASLPITGFYIWWGKRKPVKTSIKRYANLKPA; encoded by the coding sequence ATGCTAAAAAAAATAAATGCCTGGCTGCACCTCTGGCTGGGACTGGCGTCCGGGATTGTTGTTGTTATCGTTGCGGTGACGGGCTGTATCCTGGTTTTTGAGCAGGAACTGAAATCGCTTACCCAGCCCTGGACCCATGCCGAGCGGCCTGGTAATGCCGCATACCTGCCGCCTTCCGTCATTCGCGAGCATGTATCCCGGCAATTCCCGGGCAAGGAAATCGACGGCATCTGGTATTACGGACATGGAAAAGCGGCGAAAATGAGCATGCACTCGGATTCTGTGGTATTCGTCAATCCGTATACCGCAGCGGTGACCGGCATCGCTGATCAGGAAGATTTCTTCCATTTTATACTCGACGGTCACGTAGGTTTGTGGATCGAAGGAGATGTGGGCCACGCGATCGTTTCCTATGCGACACTGATATTTTTCGTTTTGCTGATCACCGGAATGGTATTGTGGTGGCCCAAAAAGTGGAACAAATCCGGGCGGAATAAAAGCTTCAGGATCAAGTGGAAAGCGAAATTCAAGCGGGTTAATTACGACCTCCACAATGTACTGGGATTTTATTCGCTCATCATCGCATTGATCCTGACGATCACCGGTTTGAATATGGGTTTCAGGTGGTTTAATGAAGGCTTTTATCTGCTTAACTCTGGTGGCCGGGAACCCGCACCTTTCGTCCGCGCTTTTTCCGATACTACCAAAATTTATCCGAATACCGTTTTGCAAAATGTCGACAAAGCATTCTGGAAGGGCATTACGGAGATTGGTACCTATAATAAAGATGCGATCATTATTTCTTTCCCGGAAAAAGCATCCGACCCCATAGATCTCTGCGTAGATATGTACAATGGATCGTGGCGTTACGTATATCTGGACCAGAATACCCTGGCCGAGCTACCTTCCACTCAGGTGCATATCGACGATTTGAAATGGGCGGACTGGCTTCGTCGTACCAACTATGCGTTGCATGTAGGCGCGATCGGTGATTGGCCCACCAAGATCATTTTCTTTTTGGTCAGCCTCATTTGCGCAAGTTTGCCAATAACCGGCTTTTACATTTGGTGGGGAAAACGCAAACCGGTAAAAACCAGCATAAAACGCTACGCAAATCTTAAACCGGCCTGA
- a CDS encoding SRPBCC family protein, producing METQAQKITVETTVNAPVGKVWEYFNAPEHIKQWCFAADDWHAPFSENDLKTGGKFTTTMAAKDGSFSFDFGGVYSNVVPESLIEYGMTDGRTVKVTFEDHGDSTTVTEVFDAEQTNPADMQKAGWQAILDNFKKHVEAN from the coding sequence ATGGAAACTCAAGCTCAAAAAATTACCGTAGAAACAACCGTTAATGCACCTGTTGGAAAAGTTTGGGAATATTTCAACGCGCCGGAGCATATCAAGCAATGGTGCTTCGCTGCTGACGACTGGCACGCCCCATTTTCAGAAAATGATCTGAAAACCGGCGGTAAATTCACCACCACCATGGCAGCCAAAGACGGCAGTTTCAGTTTCGACTTCGGAGGCGTGTATTCGAATGTCGTACCTGAAAGTCTGATCGAATACGGTATGACTGACGGCAGGACGGTTAAGGTTACCTTCGAGGATCATGGCGACAGTACTACGGTAACCGAGGTTTTCGATGCAGAGCAGACCAATCCTGCGGATATGCAGAAGGCTGGCTGGCAGGCAATCCTCGACAACTTCAAAAAACATGTAGAAGCCAATTGA
- a CDS encoding SGNH/GDSL hydrolase family protein, giving the protein MKNLRRVLTFISFLSISLPSIAQVADTSYLAAVKKELNTVWPKSRRINLVFHGHSVPAGYWNNHEVHTLESYPNLVLKALKAKYPYAVINVIVTALGGENSLKGAARFQTEVLVHQPDVLFIDYALNDRFSPLEKTKETLEKMVRTAQEKNIKVILVTPSPDQRIDISDPKNPLEPYAVQIKELAVQHKTGFADPYVKFQKIVKEGKLKEVMSSVNHPNEAGHQIIANEILPYF; this is encoded by the coding sequence ATGAAAAACCTGCGGCGAGTATTAACATTTATTTCATTTCTTTCAATTTCCCTCCCATCAATTGCACAAGTTGCCGACACGAGTTATCTGGCGGCTGTTAAAAAGGAACTGAATACGGTTTGGCCGAAGAGCAGGCGCATTAACCTGGTCTTTCACGGACATTCGGTGCCGGCCGGTTACTGGAACAACCACGAGGTACACACGCTGGAATCTTACCCAAACCTCGTCCTGAAAGCGTTGAAAGCTAAATATCCTTATGCGGTAATCAATGTGATCGTAACCGCCCTAGGTGGCGAAAATTCTTTGAAAGGTGCTGCACGGTTTCAAACGGAGGTTTTGGTACATCAGCCCGATGTTCTTTTCATCGATTATGCATTGAACGATCGTTTTTCACCTCTTGAAAAAACAAAAGAAACATTAGAAAAAATGGTCCGTACCGCTCAGGAAAAGAATATTAAAGTCATACTTGTCACCCCCTCGCCCGACCAGCGAATCGATATTTCCGACCCGAAAAACCCGCTTGAACCCTACGCAGTGCAGATCAAAGAGTTGGCAGTTCAGCATAAAACCGGTTTTGCGGATCCTTATGTCAAATTCCAAAAGATCGTGAAAGAAGGAAAACTGAAGGAAGTGATGTCGTCGGTAAATCACCCGAATGAAGCCGGGCATCAGATTATTGCGAACGAAATTCTCCCCTACTTTTAA
- a CDS encoding RNA polymerase sigma-70 factor, which produces MNQDLADIIPMRIDETTFRQIYLLHWEKVFAVCYNNIRETEPAKGMVQDIFKSLWERKDELEITVSIERYLLRAAKLKVFEYLRNTKSRAEHNESAFRNYCHSSNCTENEVFYNNLKSQVECLVDTLPCQCRNVFRMSREEGLTNREIASRLLISERAVEYHITRALSTLKANLTEYLV; this is translated from the coding sequence ATGAATCAGGATTTAGCCGATATAATTCCCATGCGGATCGATGAGACCACTTTCAGACAGATCTATCTGCTGCATTGGGAGAAAGTATTTGCTGTTTGCTACAACAATATCCGTGAAACGGAGCCGGCGAAAGGAATGGTTCAGGATATCTTCAAATCGCTGTGGGAGCGGAAGGATGAACTGGAAATTACGGTTTCAATAGAAAGATACCTGCTCCGCGCCGCCAAATTGAAGGTTTTTGAATATTTAAGAAATACAAAATCAAGGGCGGAACATAATGAATCGGCTTTTCGCAACTATTGCCATTCCAGCAACTGCACTGAGAACGAAGTATTTTATAATAACCTCAAATCGCAGGTCGAATGCCTGGTGGACACGCTTCCCTGCCAGTGCCGCAATGTATTCAGGATGAGCCGGGAAGAAGGTTTGACTAACCGGGAAATTGCCTCCCGGCTACTCATTTCCGAAAGGGCTGTTGAATACCACATTACCCGCGCGCTTTCGACGCTGAAAGCGAACCTCACCGAATATCTCGTTTAG
- a CDS encoding GntR family transcriptional regulator has product MRPKFLSISDEIINRIKSGELQPGDKIPSENELIKNHKVSNTTARKSLLEIENQGWAKRIKGKGTFVLNRTVGHHLIRTLGSINATRRGFHESLIAEGFEPHNVVLEKIVLEDGISSEIGGKHFIVDGPVLKIHQLRYADEEIIKDEIKYISLKLCPKINRMPTEISYFKVYENTYHLRIEEVKQTLSTEIIAPDSDLNNFELSHPTPMFILDSAVICREDKVVEIERSFYRGDKYKFAISANPDYQDA; this is encoded by the coding sequence ATGAGACCTAAGTTTCTTAGCATAAGTGATGAAATCATTAACAGGATCAAATCCGGCGAGTTACAGCCCGGAGACAAGATTCCATCTGAAAATGAGCTGATTAAGAATCACAAGGTCAGCAATACAACTGCCCGGAAAAGTCTGCTGGAAATTGAAAACCAGGGCTGGGCAAAGCGTATTAAAGGCAAGGGGACATTCGTATTAAACCGTACCGTAGGGCATCACCTGATCCGCACCCTGGGATCCATCAATGCTACCAGGCGCGGGTTCCATGAAAGTCTGATCGCAGAGGGCTTCGAGCCGCACAATGTCGTGCTGGAAAAAATAGTACTGGAAGACGGGATATCGTCGGAAATAGGAGGGAAGCATTTTATCGTGGATGGACCCGTGCTTAAAATTCATCAGCTGAGGTATGCCGACGAGGAGATTATCAAGGATGAAATCAAATATATTTCCCTCAAACTTTGTCCGAAGATCAACAGGATGCCAACGGAGATCTCGTATTTCAAAGTCTATGAAAATACCTATCATCTTCGCATCGAAGAGGTTAAGCAAACACTCAGCACGGAAATTATAGCGCCGGATTCAGACCTCAATAATTTTGAGCTTTCACACCCGACACCCATGTTCATTCTCGACAGCGCGGTGATCTGCAGAGAAGATAAAGTGGTGGAAATAGAACGCTCCTTCTACCGCGGCGACAAATACAAATTCGCGATCAGCGCCAATCCCGACTACCAGGACGCTTAA
- a CDS encoding Rpn family recombination-promoting nuclease/putative transposase, producing the protein MHIFKPGRFIDPFTDFGFKRIFGSEPNKDLLIDFLNQLFEGEKCIVDLVYDRTERSGPLSADRKVIFDLLCTGVDGEQFIIEMQRIRQEFFKDRCLYYVSSLIRDQVPLTTQKWDYRLKPVYLIGIMDFCFDSATKLDFISRVTLKDENGQAFYDKLGFIYVQIPNFTKREEELKSELDNWLFLLKHMNNIDKLPLFLRRPIFKKLFDIAEVSNLNKQEKMAYDASLKQARDWYAVTEYARKEGLKAGIEQGKELGIEEGIHSGKLETARKMKQKGLSDELIMDVTGLSAEQIGAL; encoded by the coding sequence ATGCATATTTTCAAGCCGGGCCGCTTCATAGATCCTTTCACAGATTTCGGTTTCAAGAGGATATTCGGCTCAGAGCCTAATAAGGATTTGCTGATCGATTTTCTTAACCAGCTCTTTGAAGGTGAAAAGTGCATCGTCGACCTGGTTTATGACAGAACCGAACGAAGCGGGCCTCTGTCGGCGGACAGGAAAGTGATTTTCGATTTGCTTTGCACGGGAGTTGACGGAGAGCAGTTTATTATCGAAATGCAGCGCATCCGGCAGGAGTTTTTCAAAGATCGGTGCCTGTATTACGTCTCTTCGCTAATTCGGGACCAGGTACCACTCACCACGCAAAAATGGGATTACAGATTGAAGCCGGTGTATTTGATCGGTATTATGGATTTCTGTTTTGATAGTGCTACCAAGTTGGATTTCATTTCCAGGGTGACGCTGAAGGACGAAAACGGGCAGGCATTTTACGACAAGCTCGGATTCATTTATGTTCAAATTCCCAATTTCACTAAACGGGAAGAAGAACTCAAATCTGAACTTGACAACTGGCTATTTTTGTTGAAACACATGAATAATATTGATAAATTACCATTGTTTTTGAGAAGACCGATTTTCAAAAAATTGTTTGATATCGCGGAAGTTAGCAACTTAAACAAGCAGGAGAAGATGGCATACGATGCAAGTCTGAAACAGGCGAGAGACTGGTACGCAGTAACTGAATATGCGCGCAAAGAAGGTTTGAAAGCAGGAATTGAGCAAGGAAAAGAGCTGGGGATCGAGGAGGGCATTCATTCCGGAAAATTGGAGACTGCTAGAAAAATGAAGCAGAAAGGTTTGTCGGACGAACTGATTATGGACGTTACAGGTCTGTCCGCAGAACAGATTGGCGCACTTTAA
- a CDS encoding TonB-dependent receptor, with product MRFSKLLFCGFSVILCTLSPRINAQTRSVSGKITSKDHSALPGISVSLKKSSHGTTTDADGLYKLSDVKTGNYTIEISGVGFTTITQTVSVKRGKPLTLDFTMQESETDLNEVQVVGKTQTQEIRELAFAVNAIETKQFANTTADLNQVLNRSAGVRIREQGGLGSNFNFSINGLSGKAVKYFIDGVPMEILGSAMSLNNIPVNLAERIEVYKGVVPVQLGSDAMGGAVNVITSQKQTNYLDLSHSYGSFNTHRSALTGQYVHKPTGITVKATGFFNYSDNNYKMKGVEILEGGKRNGDQITDLTGASFVMTNTRRFHDQFRSAMGQIEAGIANKSWADVLHVGLGYTEGKQDLQTGFEQTIVYGQVTRKSNALSGTVRYRKNNLFVKGLDLSLFASQSKDKFVTTDTLMRQYYWDGSWTAKASAEMGGIKAIGHIIRPRTFARANLSYTLNEKHSFNINYIFDKLRNESYNELISDSDDMPGVMNKQILGVAYQQELFDKKWVNTFFAKYYGLGLQRKKYMDLAYQVVDSTFRNYGYGVASRYKILPDLGIKISLEHAYRLQEVEEVYGDGLNIQPNPDLRPESSDNVNLGGYYGIRLNKHRFFLEAAGFYRNAVDFIYPVPDQRSKALKNENKASVRVTGFEAELRYDYADLLSFNINATYQNAVNMTKFGSTTSTTYEATYKNKIPNQPWLFGNANLSIGKNDVLGKDSRLQFNWFTQYVNWFYLTWEAFGNVNGKSTIPTQVIHNASLSYSFKNGRYNVSGECRNLTDDLAFDNFRLQKPGRAFSLKLRYFLK from the coding sequence ATGCGCTTCAGCAAATTACTTTTTTGCGGATTTTCAGTAATCCTCTGCACTTTATCTCCCCGGATCAATGCACAAACACGCTCTGTTTCAGGGAAAATCACTTCCAAAGACCACTCCGCACTTCCGGGAATTTCTGTTTCGCTAAAAAAAAGCAGCCACGGAACGACAACAGATGCCGATGGTTTATACAAACTGAGCGACGTTAAAACCGGCAATTATACCATTGAAATATCTGGCGTTGGTTTCACTACCATTACCCAAACGGTTTCTGTGAAAAGAGGCAAGCCGCTGACGCTCGACTTCACCATGCAGGAAAGCGAAACGGATCTCAATGAAGTTCAGGTGGTCGGCAAAACGCAAACGCAGGAGATCAGGGAGCTGGCGTTTGCCGTGAATGCAATTGAAACAAAACAATTTGCAAACACCACCGCCGACCTGAACCAGGTACTGAACAGAAGTGCGGGTGTGCGCATACGCGAGCAGGGCGGCCTGGGTTCCAACTTCAATTTTTCGATCAATGGGCTGTCGGGGAAAGCCGTCAAATATTTCATCGATGGCGTACCGATGGAAATCCTTGGCAGCGCCATGTCGCTCAACAATATCCCCGTTAACCTCGCCGAACGGATCGAGGTATATAAAGGTGTAGTGCCTGTTCAACTCGGTTCCGATGCAATGGGCGGAGCTGTGAATGTGATCACCAGTCAGAAACAGACCAACTACCTCGACCTCAGCCACAGCTACGGCTCGTTTAACACGCACCGTTCAGCGCTTACGGGACAGTACGTGCACAAACCTACCGGTATTACGGTCAAAGCAACGGGGTTTTTCAACTATTCAGATAACAACTATAAAATGAAGGGCGTAGAGATCCTGGAAGGCGGCAAAAGGAACGGCGACCAAATCACAGACCTGACAGGCGCTTCCTTTGTAATGACGAACACCCGCCGTTTTCACGACCAGTTCCGCTCTGCGATGGGACAAATCGAAGCGGGGATCGCCAACAAATCATGGGCTGACGTGCTACATGTAGGGCTGGGCTACACCGAAGGAAAACAGGACCTGCAAACAGGTTTTGAACAAACGATCGTGTACGGACAAGTCACCCGCAAAAGCAATGCATTGAGCGGCACAGTACGTTACCGGAAAAACAACCTGTTTGTCAAAGGACTCGATCTGAGCCTTTTCGCCTCTCAATCGAAAGACAAATTCGTAACCACAGACACGCTGATGCGCCAGTATTATTGGGATGGTTCGTGGACTGCGAAAGCTTCTGCGGAAATGGGCGGGATCAAGGCGATCGGCCACATTATCCGCCCCCGCACATTTGCCCGTGCCAATTTGAGCTATACGCTGAATGAAAAGCATTCTTTCAACATCAATTATATTTTTGATAAACTAAGAAATGAAAGCTACAATGAGCTGATCTCGGACAGCGACGATATGCCCGGTGTGATGAACAAGCAGATCCTTGGTGTTGCCTACCAGCAGGAACTGTTTGATAAAAAGTGGGTCAATACCTTTTTTGCCAAGTATTACGGACTCGGTTTGCAGCGGAAAAAGTATATGGACCTTGCCTATCAGGTCGTCGACAGCACTTTCAGAAACTACGGCTACGGCGTGGCTTCACGCTACAAAATCCTGCCAGATCTGGGTATTAAAATTTCCCTGGAACATGCCTATCGCTTGCAGGAAGTAGAGGAAGTGTATGGCGACGGTCTTAATATCCAGCCCAACCCCGACCTGAGACCCGAAAGCAGCGATAATGTGAACCTGGGCGGCTATTATGGTATCCGATTGAACAAGCACCGGTTTTTCCTCGAAGCTGCTGGATTTTACAGAAACGCAGTGGATTTTATCTATCCCGTTCCCGATCAGCGCTCGAAAGCTTTAAAGAATGAAAACAAGGCCAGCGTCCGCGTTACCGGTTTTGAAGCCGAGCTGCGGTATGATTATGCGGACCTGCTTTCATTTAATATCAACGCAACTTATCAGAATGCGGTGAATATGACCAAATTCGGTAGTACGACAAGCACGACCTACGAGGCTACTTATAAAAACAAGATCCCCAACCAGCCCTGGTTATTTGGCAATGCAAACTTGAGTATTGGCAAAAATGATGTGCTCGGGAAAGATTCACGCCTGCAATTCAACTGGTTTACCCAATATGTCAACTGGTTTTACCTCACCTGGGAAGCGTTTGGAAATGTGAACGGAAAATCGACGATCCCGACACAGGTAATCCACAATGCATCACTCAGCTATTCTTTCAAAAACGGCAGGTACAACGTATCCGGCGAGTGCCGCAACCTGACCGACGACCTTGCGTTCGACAATTTCAGATTGCAGAAGCCGGGCCGCGCTTTTTCACTCAAACTCAGGTATTTTCTAAAATAA